A genomic segment from Nodularia sphaerocarpa UHCC 0038 encodes:
- the hoxE gene encoding bidirectional hydrogenase complex protein HoxE: MDLASAVKNNNQAKASSATDTQGDKRLKILSATIKRYQYQQDALIEILHKAQELFGYLEKDVLVYIAHQLKLPPSTVYGVATFYHFFSLAPIGVHSCMVCTGTACYVKGAEEILNSLENSIHIRPGETSTDGQISLLTARCLGPCGIAPVVVFDDTVLGDQTPESVGECIKGWLQNGSS; the protein is encoded by the coding sequence ATGGATTTAGCATCTGCTGTTAAAAATAACAACCAAGCAAAAGCTTCCTCAGCAACAGATACTCAAGGGGATAAGCGTTTAAAAATTCTGTCAGCAACAATCAAACGCTATCAGTATCAACAGGATGCATTGATTGAGATATTGCACAAAGCCCAGGAACTTTTTGGCTATTTAGAAAAGGATGTATTAGTTTATATCGCGCACCAATTAAAACTACCACCTAGTACAGTTTATGGCGTTGCGACGTTCTACCATTTTTTTTCACTTGCACCTATTGGCGTGCATAGTTGCATGGTGTGTACAGGTACAGCTTGTTATGTCAAAGGCGCTGAAGAAATCCTCAACAGTCTGGAAAATTCTATACATATCCGCCCTGGTGAAACATCAACAGATGGTCAAATTTCACTGCTCACAGCCAGGTGTCTTGGTCCTTGTGGAATTGCGCCTGTTGTAGTATTTGATGATACCGTTTTAGGCGACCAAACTCCGGAATCAGTTGGCGAATGCATCAAAGGATGGCTGCAAAATGGATCTAGCTGA